The sequence CTCAAAACCGATCGCTGTCTCCTGCTCACTGATGAACTGACGGACCTCGAAGCAGAAGGCTACATTCGCCAAGGGGTGAGTCTTTATTCGCTGCATCAATCAGCCGAGACAGAAACATCACTTTGCCAGCGGTGCGATCGCGTTCAGTGCCCCATGAGCGATCGGGCTGACACCCCCATCCTCAATTGCAAAGCCTTCCTCGCCCACTCGTAAGGGTTTGTTGGGGATAAAAATATCAGATTGATATGTGATCAAACCTCGTCATCTTCCCGACCATGGATGTAGGCTGGCGATATTGAGATGCCATCACCTTTGCATATTGAAATGCCCCCAACGCCGATTGCATTAGGGGCAATGTAATCTGTAAGTCTCAGCAAACAGAAAACTCAGACTTTTATCTCAGATCTCAAACGCGAAAGTTTGACTAAAGAATTTCAGCGGCAGTCGCATCTTCTTTTAGCTCGCGCTTAAACAGCGCCAGGAGAGAAGGCGTTGCAAAGAAACCGAAATAAATTCCCAGCAAACCAGTCACACCGTGCAGCAAGACATCAAAGCCAAACAATGGAAATAGGCCGAAAAAGGTCTTGGTAAACGGGATAACGCCTAGCAGACCCAAGGCAGCGTAATAAATTCCCAGCTGTCCAGAGAAGAAGCGGGCACTGTCTAATGAGATTGCAGCTGCAATGCCAACCAGTCCAGTAGTGATATGGATGATGTTGATGGGCGCATTCACTGGCAGCAGGCCCAGCAAGTAACCATACTCTGCCGCAATACCATACTGCTTGATGGCGGCATCAGTCCCTGGATGGCCCACTAGGGCAGGAACGAAACCCAGCGCTCCGATGACGACGTAAACAATCCCAATAACTAATGCAAACTTTTGGGCAGCTTTCATACTCTAATTTACCTCGATAAATAATGTTTCATCTACTTGCGAAGTTAACAAGCCGCTAGAGAATAAACCTCCCTTGAAAGAGGTAACTGCCACTACAGCTATAGATAGACGGCCCTCCTGAGTTCTCACCTAAGTGGCGTTGGCTATTGTTCAAAAAGAATTGCGATCGCATCTCTGAGCCCACCCGCGATCGCGACGGCTAAGACACCGAACCAGCACGGGAAAAGGGCCAGAAACGGAAGCGGGCAATGCCAATGACATTCTCTTGGGGCAGGATGCCCCACACGTGAGAGTCGTTGCTGTCGTTGCGGTTGTCACCCATCACGAAGAGGCCACCTGGGGGCACCGTGATCGAGCCCATGAGATAGTCAGGTGGTTCGAGGGTGTAGCTCTCTTGCAACGGCGCACCGTCCACCAGCACTTGATGATCGGTGACGGTGACTGTCTCGCCGGGGGTGGCAATCACCCGTTTGATAAAGGCTTGGTCGCCCCGGTAGCCATACTCCTGCAGTTGTGGCGGCGGTTGAAAGACAATGATGTCGCCGATATGGGGTGGATGCAGGCGGGTAGAAATTTTGTCGACAAGGAGGCGATCGCCCACGTGCAGGGTCGGCTCCATGGAATTGGAGGGAATAAACCGGGGTTCGGCAATAAAGACGCGCAGAAAGATGGCAATAACGAGAGCGATCGCCAAAATCCGAATATTCTCGCGCTGACTATCCCACAGGCGACGCCACAGTGAGGATTCTGACGGCGAGGCTGCCTCCTCCTCCGCATCGGGGGTCGATAACTCATCGGGCTTAGACTTCATCGCACCTGTGCTCAAAACCGCGTTTCATACTCTAACAGGACACCGCTGCGCTCGCGAAAATCCTCATAACTGGTGGTGCCCCGAAGGGTGAATTCATCGCTGAGGCGATAGCGAGTGTTGAACTGGAACGGCGTATCGTTGGTAATCACCTTTAAGACTGACACTGAAATAGTGGGGCTGATCTCAAAGCCCACCTCAGCGCCAATATCGGAGCCATCATTGGCCTCGACCCCACCGGAGGCATCGGACACCTGGAATAACCGCACCTCGCTAATCGGCACGGTATCACCGAGAAATTCGCGCACTGTATTGAGCAGGGCCGACCCGACAAACGTGCCAATGCCAGTCAAGGCATTATCGCTGCCCAGCGCATCGATCGCGCCGATCACATTGCCGCTTAACAGCCCGACAATTTCGCTTTCAGACCGGGGGGGCGAACTGCTCAACGACAGATTGCGCGAGGTCGTCGTGATATTCGCCAATTCGCTCGCTGGGCCGGTGTAGCGAGCCCGAATCCGCACGAGACGATTGCCTTGCTGAGTCAACCCGATAGACTCCAGGGTGGTCGTGTCTGGCACTTCATTGCGGGGAAAAGGTCCTCTCGTCACTTGAATGCCCGATGTATTGGTTTCGGGTAATGAGGTTTGCAGCGTGACATCTAGGAGCGGATCAAAGGTGCCTCGAAAATCAGCGCGATCGTTCTCACCCGCCAGTCGCAACTCCACAGCAAAGAGACCGATGCGCCCAGACGGCAGCTGAATCGTCCCGGTGGGGCGCAACGTGGAGAGGGTGCCATCCAGCCGCAGGCCGCCCTGAGCCCGCACATCCAAATAATTGCCCTGCACAATATTGATGCCGCGCCGCAACAAAATGCGCAGATCAGAAAAGGCAAACGGTGGAAAAATGCTATCTCCACCATTTCTATCCACCGCCGCAACCGGCGGCGGGCCACCGCCCTCGGGGATGATCAGCGTGCCTTGGGATAAATCGATCGCCCCGGTGAGCTGCGGCCCCAGCAATAAGCTACCGACCAACTGCATCTCGCCATCGACCTGTCCCTCATACAGCCCTTGCAAGTCGAGGGCAATATTGTCGAGGTTGAGCGTCAGGGGCTGATATTGGGGATTGCTCGTTTCGGAGGGCTCGGTGTCGTCAGCGGCGGGCGGCGGCGCGGTCTCGTCTTCACCTTGAGGCGGCTCCGTATCATCATCAGCAAAATCGACAAACGTATCCAGCGGCAGCAGTAGAGGAAATAGCCCCTGGGCCGAGAGTTGTCCTTCGCTAAATTGGCCTGTAAGCTGCTCGACCTCGATCGCTTGAATGCTGGGCACCAACCGAATGCGCCCGGTGACATCCGTCATCGGCACGGGCAGGGCACTGGCCGAAATGGTGGCATCATCCAGCGTGATCAGCCCTTGAAATGTCTCTGGCAAACTATTGTTGGTTTGCAAATCACCGGCAATGTTAAGCACGACTTCGCCCTGACCGTCTTCCCAAGCCACTTGCTGAGTAAACAAATTGAGCAACGCCAAGCCCTCGTCTTTGACATTGGCGCGCAGCAAATAGCTTTGGTCGACGGGCTCGATATCCACAAACCCGAGTTGATAGGGCACAGCCGCCGTCAACGTGAGGGGATCGTTGGAGCCAATCAGGGACAGCTGAGCATCGAGGCCCGCTCGCGCGTTGATATAAGAAAAGGCCGCCGTCGTATTGGAAATGCCCGTCCCGTTTAGGGTGCCGTCAATCACTTCCAACTCTCCCGTGAGGCGAGGATTGCCCAGGCGACCGCCCAAAATAGCGGTGCTGTTGAGGCGGCCATCCAGGTCAAAGGGCAAATTGGCAAAATCTTCGAGGTTGCTGATGGGCACATTGGTGATTTGCAACAGCATTTCCCGGTCAGTCCGGTCTTGCGGATCGAGGGAAAAACTGCCGGTCAGCGCCGCTGAGGCAATGCCCGTCTCTTCATTAGAGTTGAACTGCAACGGGGCAAAGGTGACCAAGCCATTTTGATAGCTACCTTGGGCAACCATCTGATCAGCTCTGATGTCGGGACCCCAGCTCCAGTTTTGGCCCGCCAAGTCAAAGGTGGCGCGGAGATCGGTAGGCAGGGTAGCGGTGATGTTGACGCGCCCGGCAAAGCTGCCCTGCAGTTCGCTCAGAGGGGGGATCGGGGCTTCTTCGGCCGCAATTTCATCGAGGATTTGGATCTCAATGATTTCAGACAGCCGCCGCAGTTGGTTGAGCAGGGTGTCGTTGGGGCTACCGACGGGATTGGTCGCTAAGATTTTGGCGGCTTCTAAGGTCGAGGCTGGAATGAACCCTTCGTTGGGCTGTAGCCCCCGGCGAAAATCGGCGAGCTCTTGAATCTGGAGCATTTGTAAGAGGTCGCGCAGTTCCCCTGCTTCTGACGAGAGCGTACCGACGAGTTGCGGCGTTTGCCCCAGGCTATAACGACCGGACACATTGTAGGTGCGGGTGGCGATCGCCGCGCCCCGTTCATCGCGATCGGCCATGATGATTTGCCCTTCGTTCAGTTGGGCGACACCGTCGGCATAACGGAAACCGCCATACAACCGATCAACATTCACATAGCCAAAGCCGAGATAGGCCACATCAAACTGACCGATCGCCTCCCCCGTCCGGAGGTTGATACTCGCGTTGGCAAAATCCACCAGGCCCCGCAGTGAACCGTAGGGCGACGGCTCCGCAGGAATATTCAGGACCGAAACAGGGAAATTGTAGAGCTGAGCTTGCAGCAGGTCGCCCTCGGTGGTGGCAGTAGCGATCGCCTCTCCGGCCCGAATTTCGGCATTTAACTGTCGGGTTTGGGGGACATAGGTCGCCGTAATTTGGTCCTCGGTTCCCATCAGGCCCACGGCCAAGCCCCTCTGGTTAGAGTAGGTCACGGGACCAGCCAAGCGGCGGTCAAACACTAAATCATTGAGGGCCAGATTTGCCAGGGTCAAATCGCCCTCAAAATTCAGATTACTGGGGCTCCCTGTCAGCCGTCCCTGCAAATCGGCGATGCCCACCAGCGCCAAGGCCGGGGGGAAATTAACTGGCAGGGTCGCCAGATCGTAGTTGTTAGCAGCCAGATTCAGGTCAATTGCGGCAATGCTGGGCGCGCCAGAGCCGGATAGCTGCGGCGTGACGGTGCCACTGGCGAATAGACCCCCCGTTTCTAAACTGTCGATGCGCAGCAGGCGACCATCCCAGGCCAGGCTGGCATCTAAGGGAGCGGGCGATCGCCCGAACGCCGGATTCAGCGCCCGCGCCGTCGCCAACCCATCCGACAGCTGAATGTTGGCGCGGCCTCGGATGGCGGCGGGTGAAAGGTTTGCCAGGCTGCCCGCCAGTTGAAAAGTCGCCGACCCGGTGCCCCGCAAATCAGACGATAGTTGTTGCAGTTGCAAATTACGGCCCTGACCGTCGGCCTGCCAGGTGCCGTTCGCGAGATTGAAAGTACTGTTCAGCGTGCCACCGGCTAACGCCGCGACAATATTGCCGTCGCCTTGCAGCCCCGCCAACGAAAAGTCGCGGGTGCTGCCGCCCAGTCGCACATCACCGCCTGCCGTCACCCCTTGCAAGGCGGCATTGAAGAAGCCCATTTGCAGTCCCTGAGCCTGGACGTCCGCAGTCCATTGCCCTTGGTTCAGGCGACCCACCCCCGACACCGTGCCCCCAGCAATCTCGGCCTGTCGCAGCGTGAGCAGGTTACGCTCAAGTTCCGCTGTGCCCCGCGTGGGGTAGGTGCCGCCAACGGCATCCCAAGTGAACACGCCGGTCAATGATTTGACCGGGCCAGCAATATCCGCTTCCAAAGCCAGGGTGCCAATGGAGATATCGTCGGGCAAACCATAGAGGCGGGCCAGGTCATCGGCGGGCAAATCCGTCCCGAGCAGATCGAAGGCGATCGCGACGGGACGGCCAAATCGCAGTTCACCATTCCCGGTCAGTTCGCCACCCGCCAGGGGATTCGCCACCAAATCGGCAAACTGAAAGCCCTCACGACTGTAGGTCACTTCAGAGGCCACCCGCGCAAACTCCACCTGGTCAATCGTTCCCCCATCAACCGTTTCCACCAGGCCGGAAACCGTGGGTTTTGCCAACGGCCCGGTCAGCGCCACCTTCGGAGCTTGCAGAGTGGCCGCCATCTCGACGGGATATTCAAAGTTAAAGGTCTCAGCAATGCCCTCCAGGGTGACGGGAGCGATCGCCCCGGTCAGGTCGTAGCCATTGCGGGGATCAATGATGCCCCGCGCCTCCGCCTTCAGTTCCCCAAAGGTGGCCGTGGTCTCTTCCAAAGCGATCCGATTGCCCTGAAAACGTGCCTGGGTATTAATCTCTGAGAACGGCGTCGATAGGGCATCGATAAAAAGTTCGCCATCCTCTAAACTGGCCGTCCCCGTCAGCCGGGGCGCTTCAAACGGCGTCAGTTCGGCTGCGATATTGCCGTTGAGCAGCCCCGCTGTGATCGCCAGGGGCAGCCGCTCTCCGGCACTGGCAAACACCAGCGGCGACAATGCCGCCAGATCAATCGCCTGAGCCTGGACCGCGATATTGGCCTCGAGCGAGTCGAGCAGATTAGGGGGCGCATTGTCCCCATAATCCAGTTGTCGAATCACGCCGCTGAGGTCTAAATCCCCTGCATTCTCAGGGCGAGAACTGAAGTCCAACGTGATTTCCTGGGCGTCTAATTGGGGTTTGCCCCCAGCCCGGGGATTATCCACCACCACTTTTTGCACCGCGACGGTGCCGTTGATGTCGTTGAGGGTAAAGACTTGCGGCGATTCGTCTGGCCCGAGATAGGGCAAGAGTTGCACTTCACTATCTGCGAAGATGACCGTCGGGTTGACCCGGATGAAGGGCTCACCCCGGTCTTCATCGTCATCGTCGTCATCTAAATTAATGTCAACTTCGACCCACTTGCCTTGTTCGTCTTGTTCGATGTAAACCTGGACGCCGGTGAGGGTAATTTGTGGGTTGACTTGCCGCCCCAGCAGCCCCAGCGGATTGAACCGCACGGCGATGGTCTCGACATACAGGGTGTCTGGATCGGTCGCGGTGGGCGGCATCGCCGATGGGCCAAACTGCACTCCCGTAATCGAGACTCGCTCCACTTCGCCCAGGGCCACCGGGCGATCAAGGGCCTCGGTCAAATAGTCTGAGGCCCAGGGAGATAGCGTTTCGTGGGCAAACCGCCAAGCCGCGATCGCCACCCCAGCCACACTCAGGGTCGCGATCGCCCCGATCGCCAAGCCAGTCGTCGTCCAGAGGCGGCGACGCTGTTTTTTGGGAGTCGATTGTGGCTCTGGGGATGACCCGTTGCTCATGGCCTACACACCTGTGCTGTCTGCCCACAGCGGCGGTTTGATCTCGCCGCTCTGAGCGCCTGACTCAAAGACACCAATTGCCAACATGACAGTACCAAGATTGGGCAAATTTTCACCGTTTTCGGCATTGCGAGGTGGATCAATTTGCCGGGTTTCAGCATTGAAATGGTCTGGCTGCCCATTAAGATACTTAAAATTAACGCTTATGGATAAACGACGGATTAAAGACTCATGCAAGTCTATGTGCTCTTGTTTAACGCGGGGACTGACAACGAGGGAATTCACTCGTTGCAGGCCAACGGGCGGAACACTGTCCTCATGTTTGAAGACGAGGATGATGCTACGCGCTTTGGTTTGATGTTAGAGGCGCAGGATTTTCCGACGCCCGATATCGAAGCGTTTGAGCAAGACGAAATCGAAGAGTTCTGCGAAGAGGCAGGCTTTGACTTGCGGTTGATTCCAGCGGGTTCGTTGATGGTGCCTCCTGACAGTGCTGTCGAAGCGATGGATTGGGATCCTGACGGCGAATACGTGGCAGAAGAGCCCCCCACGGCAGACGAATCGCGACTGTCGAATGAAGAACTCGACGATATCCGCCAGCGTTTAGAAAAACTGCTCTAGCCTGGCAGCGATCGCCATTATGGCATCGAGGCTTGGAAGACTCTGATGGGGTTACGAATTTCGCAACATCAGGTCGTTCGCCCCAGGCCGAGCCTATCTACCGCCGCGCCATCCAGTGCCTTGCGATCGCCCCCGCACGCCGTGCGCTGTGCCCATTGCCCATTGACAGGGAGTCGCGATCGCGGCAGCGCAGTTTCTCCCCTGTCTCAACCCTGCTCAAGGAGTAATTCGGTGACTTTTTCTAATACCCCGGTGCCCGACTCGCCCATTGATCGGGGGCACTTGCTCACCGAGCAGGCTAATCCGGCGAGTCAAAACCTCGATCAACTGTCGCCCTTGGAATTTGTCGATTTAGTCAACGCTGAAGATCAGAAAACTTTGAGTGCGATCGCGGGTGCTCGGGAAGATTTAGCCGCCGCCATCACCCTCATTGCCGACTCGATGCGGCTGGGGGGACGGCTGTTTTACCTGGGGGCAGGCACCAGCGGTCGCCTGGGCGTGCTCGACGCCTCGGAATGTCCACCGACTTTTTGCACCCCGCCTGACCTCGTGCAGGGCATCATCGCCGGGGGAGCCGGAGCCCTGATCCGCAGCTCCGAAGGGCTCGAAGACATTGCCGAAGATGGCGCGGCCATCATCCACGAACACCATATTCATGAGCATGACGTTGTTGTCGGTATCACTGCTGGGGGCACCACGCCCTATGTGCATGGCGCGTTAAAAGCGGCTCAACAACGGGGAGCCGCCGCCATCCTCATTGCTTGTGTGCCCTGCGAGCAGGTGCCCGCCAACTACGATGGCGACATTCGGCTGCTGGTGGGCCCCGAAATTCTGGCGGGCTCCACCCGGTTAAAAGCGGGCACCGTCACCAAAATGGCGCTGAACATCCTCTCCACCGGGGTCATGGTGCAACTGGGTAAGGTGTACGGCAACCGCATGGTCGATGTCGCCGTGACCAATACGAAACTGCGAGATCGCGCCATCCGCATTTTGAGTGACCTGGCCGACCTCGATCGCGACCAAGCCGCCGCTTTATTAGATCGGAGCGACCAGCGGGTCAAACTCGCCCTCCTCATGCACTGGAGTGGACTCTCCGCCCCCGAAGCTGACGCCTGTTTGCAAGCCCATCAAGGGCATCTGCGTCAAGCCTTGCAAAGCCTCAAGTCGTCTGATTAAAGCATGAGCATTGAAGTCAGTGTGA comes from Leptolyngbya iicbica LK and encodes:
- the lepB gene encoding signal peptidase I, whose protein sequence is MKSKPDELSTPDAEEEAASPSESSLWRRLWDSQRENIRILAIALVIAIFLRVFIAEPRFIPSNSMEPTLHVGDRLLVDKISTRLHPPHIGDIIVFQPPPQLQEYGYRGDQAFIKRVIATPGETVTVTDHQVLVDGAPLQESYTLEPPDYLMGSITVPPGGLFVMGDNRNDSNDSHVWGILPQENVIGIARFRFWPFSRAGSVS
- a CDS encoding translocation/assembly module TamB domain-containing protein, with the protein product MSNGSSPEPQSTPKKQRRRLWTTTGLAIGAIATLSVAGVAIAAWRFAHETLSPWASDYLTEALDRPVALGEVERVSITGVQFGPSAMPPTATDPDTLYVETIAVRFNPLGLLGRQVNPQITLTGVQVYIEQDEQGKWVEVDINLDDDDDDEDRGEPFIRVNPTVIFADSEVQLLPYLGPDESPQVFTLNDINGTVAVQKVVVDNPRAGGKPQLDAQEITLDFSSRPENAGDLDLSGVIRQLDYGDNAPPNLLDSLEANIAVQAQAIDLAALSPLVFASAGERLPLAITAGLLNGNIAAELTPFEAPRLTGTASLEDGELFIDALSTPFSEINTQARFQGNRIALEETTATFGELKAEARGIIDPRNGYDLTGAIAPVTLEGIAETFNFEYPVEMAATLQAPKVALTGPLAKPTVSGLVETVDGGTIDQVEFARVASEVTYSREGFQFADLVANPLAGGELTGNGELRFGRPVAIAFDLLGTDLPADDLARLYGLPDDISIGTLALEADIAGPVKSLTGVFTWDAVGGTYPTRGTAELERNLLTLRQAEIAGGTVSGVGRLNQGQWTADVQAQGLQMGFFNAALQGVTAGGDVRLGGSTRDFSLAGLQGDGNIVAALAGGTLNSTFNLANGTWQADGQGRNLQLQQLSSDLRGTGSATFQLAGSLANLSPAAIRGRANIQLSDGLATARALNPAFGRSPAPLDASLAWDGRLLRIDSLETGGLFASGTVTPQLSGSGAPSIAAIDLNLAANNYDLATLPVNFPPALALVGIADLQGRLTGSPSNLNFEGDLTLANLALNDLVFDRRLAGPVTYSNQRGLAVGLMGTEDQITATYVPQTRQLNAEIRAGEAIATATTEGDLLQAQLYNFPVSVLNIPAEPSPYGSLRGLVDFANASINLRTGEAIGQFDVAYLGFGYVNVDRLYGGFRYADGVAQLNEGQIIMADRDERGAAIATRTYNVSGRYSLGQTPQLVGTLSSEAGELRDLLQMLQIQELADFRRGLQPNEGFIPASTLEAAKILATNPVGSPNDTLLNQLRRLSEIIEIQILDEIAAEEAPIPPLSELQGSFAGRVNITATLPTDLRATFDLAGQNWSWGPDIRADQMVAQGSYQNGLVTFAPLQFNSNEETGIASAALTGSFSLDPQDRTDREMLLQITNVPISNLEDFANLPFDLDGRLNSTAILGGRLGNPRLTGELEVIDGTLNGTGISNTTAAFSYINARAGLDAQLSLIGSNDPLTLTAAVPYQLGFVDIEPVDQSYLLRANVKDEGLALLNLFTQQVAWEDGQGEVVLNIAGDLQTNNSLPETFQGLITLDDATISASALPVPMTDVTGRIRLVPSIQAIEVEQLTGQFSEGQLSAQGLFPLLLPLDTFVDFADDDTEPPQGEDETAPPPAADDTEPSETSNPQYQPLTLNLDNIALDLQGLYEGQVDGEMQLVGSLLLGPQLTGAIDLSQGTLIIPEGGGPPPVAAVDRNGGDSIFPPFAFSDLRILLRRGINIVQGNYLDVRAQGGLRLDGTLSTLRPTGTIQLPSGRIGLFAVELRLAGENDRADFRGTFDPLLDVTLQTSLPETNTSGIQVTRGPFPRNEVPDTTTLESIGLTQQGNRLVRIRARYTGPASELANITTTSRNLSLSSSPPRSESEIVGLLSGNVIGAIDALGSDNALTGIGTFVGSALLNTVREFLGDTVPISEVRLFQVSDASGGVEANDGSDIGAEVGFEISPTISVSVLKVITNDTPFQFNTRYRLSDEFTLRGTTSYEDFRERSGVLLEYETRF
- a CDS encoding DUF3110 domain-containing protein, which translates into the protein MQVYVLLFNAGTDNEGIHSLQANGRNTVLMFEDEDDATRFGLMLEAQDFPTPDIEAFEQDEIEEFCEEAGFDLRLIPAGSLMVPPDSAVEAMDWDPDGEYVAEEPPTADESRLSNEELDDIRQRLEKLL
- a CDS encoding DUF4383 domain-containing protein, with product MKAAQKFALVIGIVYVVIGALGFVPALVGHPGTDAAIKQYGIAAEYGYLLGLLPVNAPINIIHITTGLVGIAAAISLDSARFFSGQLGIYYAALGLLGVIPFTKTFFGLFPLFGFDVLLHGVTGLLGIYFGFFATPSLLALFKRELKEDATAAEIL
- the murQ gene encoding N-acetylmuramic acid 6-phosphate etherase, translated to MTFSNTPVPDSPIDRGHLLTEQANPASQNLDQLSPLEFVDLVNAEDQKTLSAIAGAREDLAAAITLIADSMRLGGRLFYLGAGTSGRLGVLDASECPPTFCTPPDLVQGIIAGGAGALIRSSEGLEDIAEDGAAIIHEHHIHEHDVVVGITAGGTTPYVHGALKAAQQRGAAAILIACVPCEQVPANYDGDIRLLVGPEILAGSTRLKAGTVTKMALNILSTGVMVQLGKVYGNRMVDVAVTNTKLRDRAIRILSDLADLDRDQAAALLDRSDQRVKLALLMHWSGLSAPEADACLQAHQGHLRQALQSLKSSD